Proteins encoded within one genomic window of Gadus macrocephalus chromosome 16, ASM3116895v1:
- the LOC132474603 gene encoding granzyme A-like, with product MASSLLALVKTLCLVLHVQSCACGEAEIIGGKKVKAHSLPYMALLFNSTDQPCCGGALLSSRWVLTAAHCSNISTVRLGVDNIPNSLTDRSVQVRKVSMRYPHDAFNPTTHVHDLQLLKLDQEVNPTDAVKFLPLPNEMPDPQEGTRCTAAGWGAVNASNLMMTDDLMSANVTVIKRETCNSPTYYNSDPVITANMVCAGTVGENENDQDACRGDSGGPLTCDGVQVGITSFGRGCAKRNKPGVYTLLSKEHIDWINGTMQI from the exons ATGGCGTCTTCATTGCTGGCTCTTGTTAAAACTTTGTGTTTGGTCCTCCATGTCCAGTCAT GTGCTTGTGGAGAGGCAGAGATCATCGGAGGGAAGAAGGTGAAGGCTCATTCTCTGCCCTACATGGCTCTCCTGTTTAACAGCACAGATCAGCCCTGCTGCGGAGgagccctcctctcctccagatgGGTGCTGACCGCGGCCCACTGTTCTAA TATATCTACTGTGCGTCTTGGGGTGGACAACATTCCAAACAGCTTGACGGATAGATCTGTTCAGGTCCGGAAAGTTTCCATGCGTTACCCCCATGATGCCTTTAACCCAACCACGCATGTTCATGATCTCCAGTTGCTTAAG CTCGACCAAGAGGTGAATCCGACCGATGCCGTAAAGTTTTTGCCATTGCCCAATGAAATGCCAGACCCCCAGGAAGGTACCAGATGCACGGCGGCTGGTTGGGGGGCCGTCAACGCCTCAAACTTAATGATGACAGATGATCTGATGTCGGCCAACGTCACTGTTATCAAAAGGGAAACGTGCAACTCGCCCACATATTACAATTCTGACCCAGTCATAACTGCCAACATGGTATGTGCCGGAACTGTAGGAGAGAATGAGAACGATCAGGATGCTTGTAGG GGAGACTCTGGAGGACCTTTGACGTGCGACGGTGTGCAAGTAGGAATAACTTCCTTTGGCAGGGGCTGCGCTAAACGGAACAAACCGGGAGTGTATACCTTGCTTTCCAAAGAACACATTGACTGGATAAATGGGACAATGCAGATATAA
- the naalad2 gene encoding N-acetylated-alpha-linked acidic dipeptidase 2 has translation MRKESPLLRWLRWIVAVAAVLLVGFVIGWFARPTSSHVQGDGTSSQYLRKFLDEMKAINIREHLRKFTRLPHLAGTKQNLVYAEQIREEWLSFGLDSVELVPYDVLLSYPNKSQPNYISIVDQLGNEVFNTSLAEPVPDGYEGVADIIPPYSAFSPKGQPEGELVYVNYGRTEDFVQLKREMGINVTGKIVIVRYGKIFRGNKVKNAMLAGAKGIIMFSDPADYSAVGVQPYPDGWNLPGGGAQRGNVLNLNGAGDPLTPGYPAKEYTYRSNLEDGVGLPKIPVHPIGYHDAMHLLKNMGGRLPPNNWKGALNVSYSIGPGFTDTFRTQKVRMNIHTNNQVTRIYNVIGRIRGAQEPDRYVILGGHRDAWVFGAIDPMSGAAVVHETVRSAGKLLSNGWRPRRTIIFASWDAEEFGLLGSTEWAEDNAKLLQERAVAYINADSAIEGMYTLRVDCTPSLHTLVYDLTKQIASPEEGEEGVSLYDSWHKRDNWTSDRDAPRISKLGSGSDFEAYFIRLGITAGRARYTKDRKTERYSSYPVYHSVYETFELVERFYDPTFRRLQAVAQVRGGLIFRLADSQLLPLDANEYAGSLRRYVLSIAERAEKHPEEMKMYRVTFDALFSAEENFTIAARDFHVRLQNLNRADSLQVRMVNDQLMYLERAFIDPLGLPGRPFYRHLIFAPSSHNKYAGESFPGIYDALFDIESSANQQQAWQEVKRQISIAAFTVHAAAMTLTQPA, from the exons ATGCGAAAAGAGAGCCCGTTGCTGAGGTGGCTCCGCTGGATTGTTGCTGTAGCTGCTGTTTTGCTGGTGGGCTTTGTCATAG GCTGGTTCGCAAGGCCCACGTCTTCACACGTGCAAGGAGATGGGACCTCCAGCCAATACCTGAGGAAGTTCCTTGACGAGATGAAAGCAATCAACATCAGAGAGCACCTTAG AAAGTTCACCAGACTCCCCCACCTAGCAGGCACCAAGCAGAATTTGGTGTATGCAGAACAAATCCGGGAGGAGTGGCTTAGCTTTGGACTGGACTCGGTTGAACTGGTGCCCTATGACGTCCTGCTGTCGTATCCCAACAAGTCGCAGCCCAACTACATCTCCATTGTGGACCAGCTGGGCAATGAG GTCTTCAACACCTCCCTGGCCGAGCCCGTCCCCGATGGGTATGAAGGTGTTGCTGACATTATACCTCCGTACAGTGCATTCTCTCCCAAAGGACAACCTGAG gGGGAGTTGGTGTATGTGAACTATGGCCGCACCGAAGACTTTGTCCAGctcaagagagagatgggaatAAATGTAACTGGGAAGATAGTGATTGTGCGCTATGGGAAGATCTTCAGAGGAAACAAG GTGAAGAACGCCATGCTAGCAGGAGCCAAGGGCATCATCATGTTCTCGGACCCAGCCGACTACTCCGCCGTCGGGGTGCAG CCCTACCCTGATGGCTGGAACTTACCCGGGGGAGGTGCCCAGAGAGGAAATGTACTAAACCTGAATGGAGCTGGAGACCCCCTCACACCAGGCTACCCtgctaaag AATACACCTACAGATCCAACCTAGAAGACGGGGTGGGTCTCCCCAAGATTCCTGTGCACCCCATTGGTTACCATGATGCCATGCACCTGCTGAA GAACATGGGAGGAAGGCTGCCACCAAACAACTGGAAAGGAGCCCTGAACGTTTCCTACAGTATCGGACCGGGCTTCACAGACACCTTCAGAACACA GAAAGTGCGCATGAACATCCACACCAATAACCAGGTGACCAGGATCTACAACGTGATTGGTCGGATCAGAGGAGCTCAGGAACCAG ACCGCTACGTCATCCTGGGGGGGCACCGGGACGCCTGGGTGTTTGGCGCGATCGACCCGATGTCCGGTGCAGCCGTGGTCCATGAAACCGTCCGGAGTGCGGGGAAACTGCTCAGCAATG gttggaGGCCTAGGAGAACTATCATATTTGCCAGTTGGGATGCAGAGGAGTTTGGACTGCTGGGATCAACCGAATGGGCCgag GACAATGCCAAATTGTTACAAGAGAGAGCAGTGGCCTACATCAATGCTGACTCTGCCATagaag GTATGTATACACTTAGGGTAGACTGTACTCCATCGCTACACACCCTGGTATATGACCTAACAAAACAG ATAGCCAGcccagaggagggagaggagggagtgtcTCTCTATGACAGCTGGCACAAGAGAGACAACTGGACTAGTGACCGCGATGCCCCCAG GATCAGTAAGCTAGGTTCAGGCAGTGACTTCGAGGCCTACTTCATCCGGCTGGGCATCACTGCTGGTCGAGCCAGATACACCAAGGATcgg aAGACGGAGCGATACAGCAGTTACCCAGTCTATCACAGTGTGTACGAGACCTTTGAGCTTGTGGAGCGGTTCTACGACCCCACCTTCAGAAGGCTTCAGGCGGTGGCACAGGTTCGGGGCGGGCTCATATTCCGGCTGGCGGATTCCCAGCTTCTCCCCCTGGACGCTAACGAATACGCAGGGTCTCTGAGGAGGTATGTGCTGAGCATCGCAGAGCGCGCAGAGAAGCACCCTGAGGAGATGAAGATGTACAGAGTCACATTTG atgcattgttttCTGCGGAGGAGAATTTTACTATTGCGGCAAGAGATTTCCATGTACGACTGCAGAACCTCAACAGagcaga CTCACTGCAGGTACGCATGGTGAATGACCAGCTCATGTACCTGGAAAGAGCTTTCATAGACCCCCTGGGCCTCCCTGGCAGACCCTTCTACAG GCATCTGATCTTTGCTCCCAGCAGCCATAACAAATATGCAGGCGAGTCTTTCCCAGGCATCTATGATGCCTTGTTCGACATTGAGagttcagccaatcagcagcaggCGTGGCAGGAAGTCAAGCGTCAAATCAGCATTGCGGCCTTCACCGTCCACGCAGCAGCCATGACACTCACACAAcctgcctga